The DNA segment GCTTTTAACTATGATGAGTATTTAAGAACAGATAAAATGCCTACACTTTGGTGTTGGGGATGTGGTGATGGAGTTATATTAAAAGCTGTAATTAGAGCTATTGATAAGCTTGGATGGAATATGGATGATGTTTGTGTAGTTTCAGGAATTGGTTGTTCAGGAAGATTTAGTTCATATATAAATTGTAATACTGTACATACTACACATGGAAGAACTTTAGCATATGCAACAGGTATAAAACTTGCAAATCCAACAAAAAAAGTTATAGTTGTAGGTGGAGATGGTGATGGTCTTGCTATTGGAGGAAATCATACAATTCATGCAGCTAGAAGAAATATTGATTTAACATATATTTTAATTAATAACTTTATTTATGGACTTACAAACTCTCAAACAAGTCCCACAACTCCAAAAGGTATGTGGACTGCTACAATGGAGAGAGGAAATATTGATCCAACATTTGATTCTTGTAAATTAGTTGAAGCAGCAGGTGCTAGTTTTGTTTCAAGAGAAACTATGATAGATCCAAAAAAATTAGAAAGAACTTTAGTAAAAGCTCTTGAACACAAAGGTTTTTCATATGTTGAAGTATTCTCAAATTGCCATGTAAATTTAGGAAGAAAAAATAAAATGGCAAGTGCAACTGCAAACTTAGAATGGATAGATGAAATAAGTATTGCAAAAACTAAATTTGAAATGCTTGAAGATGACCAAAAAGTAGGAAAATATCCAACTGGGATTTTAAAACAAGATGAAAATGCACTTGAATACTGTGAAGCTTATGAAAAAGTAAAAGAAGCTCACAAAAACAAAACTATGGTAGAGCTGTAAGGAAATAATATGTCAAGTAATAGAACTTTAATGAGATTTACAGGAGTTGGTGGACAAGGAGTTCTTCTTGCAGGAGAAATTTTTGCTGCTGCAAAAATAAATAACGGTGGTTATGGTTTAAAAACAGCAACATATACTTCTCAAGTAAGAGGTGGACCAACTGTTGTTGATATAACACTTCAAGATGAAGAGATAATCTATCCTTATGCAAATGATGGGGAAATAGATTTTATGCTATCAGTTGCACAAATATCTTTTGATTTATTCAAAAATGGTGTAAAAGATGGTGCAACAATTATAATTGAACCAAACTTAGTAAGACCAAGCGAAGAAGATAAAAAGAGATGGAATATTATTGAAATTCCTATTATTACAATTGCAAAAGAAGAAGTTGGAAATGTAATTACTCAATCAATTTTAGCTTTGGCAATTGCAAACTATTTTACAGGTGAAACTATTCCAAAAGAAGTTTTAAGAACTACGATGCTTTCAAAAATTCCTGCAAAACTTCATGATATGAACAATAAAGCCTATGATTTAGGTTATAAATATGCCAAAGAGGCTGATAACAGATAAGTTAAAATTAGGGTAAAAAACCCTAATTTTATATAGCATTTTTTAAAATTTCTTCTAAATCTTCTTTTGAATACTCTTCTTGAAAACTTAAGTTTTCTACTATGTCTTTAAAATTTTCAACCCCTAAAGAGAATTGTTTAAGTTTTGTTGGTGTTCCTATTTTATTAAACCAATTTTCTAAAGCTTCTATTCCTTCTAATGCACTATTTTTACCAAAAAGCTCTTTTGCAAATCTTATAAATTGAGCCTCATTTTTCTTATAATACCACTTCATCCAAGCTGGCATTACAACCGATAGCCCTGCTCCATGAGGTACATTATATAATGCAGATAAAGAATGTTCTATCATATGGTTAGGAAATGAAACCCCTGAAGTTCCAACCGTTGTAGTTCCATTTAAAGCATTTGTTGCAGCCCATGCAAAATCACCTCTTGCACTATAATCTTCTGGATTTTTTAATAAAATTTCTGTAGTTTCCATAACAGTTTTTATAATATTTTCTACTTGTCTACTCATATAAGTTGGTTGTATTTTTGCTGTAAAATATCCTTCAATACAGTGAGCAATAATATCAGCAGCCGAATATACTAAATAATCCTTTGAGACACTTTTTTGAAGCTCAGGATTTATAATCGATACTTTTGGGTAAACATGAGGTGACCAAATAGAATCTTTGTGTTTTGTTATTTCATTTGTTACAACAGCATAACCATTCATTTCACTTCCAGTAGCTGCTAAAGTTATAATATCAAATATAGGTAAAGCTTTTTCTATTGTTTTCTTTCCACCAAAAAAATCCCAAACATCCCCATCATATAAAGTTCCAACAGCTATTGTTTTAGAACTATCTAATACAGAACCTCCACCAACACTTAAAATAGCCTCTACATTCTCTTTTTTTGCAATTTTTATAGCCTCTTGAACTGTACTTAAAATAGGATTACTAATCACTCCTCCAAATGCTATATATTCAATATTATTTTCATTTAGACTATTTGTAACAACATCAAAAAGCCCATTACTTTTTATTCTTTCACTTCCATAAACTAATAAAACTTTTTTAAGTCCTGAATCTTTTATAAACTTTCCTATTTTTTTCTCTTTTTCTTTTCCAAACTCTATTTTTGTTGGATTATAATAAATAAAATTTTCCATAATTTACTCCAATATTTTCTTTAATTTTATCTAGATTATTCTTTAATTAATAATATAAATAATCTTGTATAATAAAGCTTTAAAAGAGGAAATATTATGAAATACAATTTTGACAAAATTATAAATAGAAAAAATACAAATTGTTATAAATGGGATACAACTAAAGAAGATGTGCTTCCAATGTGGGTTGCTGATATGGATTTTGAAGTTGCACCAAAAATCATTGATAGTATTATAAAAAAAGCTCAACATGGAGTTTTTGGTTATACAATGATTCCAAAAGAGTATTATGAAGCAGAAATATATTGGTGGAAAAAGAAATATAACTTTGAGATAAAAAAGGAGTGGATTGAGCCAACAACTGGAGTAATTCCTAGTTTAAGCTCAATCATTCAAACATTTTGTGAATCTGGAGATAAAATTTTAATCCAATCTCCTGTTTATCACTATTTTAATATTTCTATAGAAAATAATAACTGTGAAGTTTTAAATAACAATTTAATCTATGAAAATAATAATTATAAAATAGATTTTGAAGATTTTGAAAATAAAATAAGAAATAACAAAGTTAAACTATTTATTTTATCAAATCCACATAATCCAGTTGGAAGAGTTTGGAATAAAAATGAATTAAAAAAAATGGGAGAACTTTGTTTAAAATATAATGTGCTTGTAATAAGTGATGAGATTCATAGAGATTTAGTTTATAAGAATTACTGTTATACTCCTTTTGCTTCAATCTCTGAAGAATTTTTACAAAATTCTATAACTTGCACATCAGCTAGTAAAACTTTTAATATTGCAGGTCTAAAAGCTTCAAATATAATAGTTGCAAATAAAAATTTAAAAGTAAAGTTAAATAAAGTTTTAAATAGAAATGAAATAAAAAGTCTTAATATATTTGGAATAGATTCTCTAACTACTGCTTATCTTCACTGCGAAGATTGGCTAGATGAATTGTTAATCTATCTTGAAAAAAATAAAGATTATTTAATTGATTATATAAAAAAAGAAATTCCAGAACTTGAAGTAGTAAAACCTGAAGCTACTTATCTTTTATGGATTGATATTTCAAAATTAAATATTAGCTCTACAAAACTAGCAAACAAATTAGAAAATATAGGAAAAATAAGAATAATTTCTGGCGGAACATTTGGAAAAAATGGAGATAATTTTATAAGAATAAATATAGCTTGTCCACTTAAAACTTTAAAAGATGGTTTAAATAGATTAAAAAATGGAATTAATCAAATTAAAACTTTAGAAAACTAAAGTTTTAACTTATTTCATTTATATCTTTTAATACATACTCTTTATTGTTATTTATACAAAAATCTGTAAATATTTGGAAATATTTATCTATTTCTTCTTTATTGTATCCATTTAAAGATATTACGACTTTTCTATCATTTCCAATAATTTTTGGTAATGATGAAAAGTTAATATTCTCAGGTAACTTTTTCATACTATCAATTAAATCATTTTCACTACAATTTATAGTTATTGTTTTTGTATATTTTTGTTCTTTAGATTTTGGATATAACTTATCTAATGCTTCAATAACCATACTTTGACTCATAGATGGAAATCCTGGAGTAAAAAAATATCTATCTTCTAAATAAAACCCTGATACATCATTTATTACATTTTTTAGAAGTTTCGCGTTTATTGGTAAATAAGCCATATTTATTCTGTGAGGATAAGCATCTTCTTTAAATCTATTTATAATTTTTTGTTTTGCTTCTTCATGAAATTCTAAATTACCATTTGTAAAAGCTTTTGCAGCTACTTCTCTTGTAAAATCATCTGGCGTAGCACCTATACCACCAAAACAAAACATAACAGAATTCTTATCTGATTTTATTAAATTAAAAATATTTAACATAAGTTCTGGATCATCTTCAATCACAAATGAAGCTTTATGTTCCCAACCACGTTCTAAAAGTTGTTGATTTAAAAATGAGAAATGTGCATCTTTTCGACGACCATTCAAAAGTTCAGTTCCGATTATTACACTATAAAAATTTATTTTATTCATACTGAAAAAACTCTTTAATTAAATTCTTGATTGAATATATTCATCCATTTCATTCACAATTTCTTCTATCATTCTTTCACCATTAATTTTCTTAAGAAGATTTTTTGATTCATAAAATCTTTGAATATCAGCTAATGGCTCAATATAAACTTTCATTCTATTATTAAACACTTCAACCTTATCATCAGCCCCTCTTGAACGCCCTATAACTCTATTTTTTGCAACTTCTTCACTTACAACAACTTCTATACAATTTACCAATTCAACTTCATTTTCTTTTTCTAAATATTTATCAAGCTCTTCCATTTGTTCAATACTTCGTGGATAACCATCTATAACTATAACATCTGTTGGAGCATTTTTTATAGCAGTAAGAATTGTTTCAATTGCAATAGCAATAGGAACTATATTTCCAGCTTTAATATATTTATCAATTATCTGTCCTCTTTGACTTCCACTAGCAACTTCAGCTCTAAACATATCCCCAGTAGAATAGTGAGTAATATTTTCATGTTTTTTTGCTATAAGCTCAGCATCTGTAGTTTTTCCACTACCAGGAGCTCCGATAATTAAAAATAGTTTTTTCATGTATTTCCTTCGTATAATACATTTATCAATCAAAGTTTAAAATATTGATTGAAGTTCTATGAAACTCATAGCTCTCACAAAGGCTAATAATAAACAAGTTTTTTTCCTTTTAGGATTTAAATACCTACATATAAAACGTCTTGTGTTAGCTTTATTAAATCATCTATAGGATGCTCGGGAGAAAAATATTTTCTACCTGTTATAACACGAAGCTATGAGATTTTAAACTATCACATTATGGAGGATTATTATGTATTATGTTGGAGTTGATATTGCTAAAGACAAACACTATGTTTGTATTTTAGATGATGCAAAAGAGTTAGCTTGCAAACCTTTTTGGATTTATAGTGATATATTAGGATTAAGAGAACTACTCAAACGATTAGCTGAACTATCATTAGATATGAATGACTTTATTATTGGTATAGAATCAACTGGAGCATTTAGTGAAAATTTCTATAGTTATATTACTGATGCAGATTATAAAGTAATACTTTTAAATTCTTATCAAACTTCTAAGTATAGAGATTTCTCTACTCTTAAAAAGATTAAAAATGATTCAATAGATGCTTATGTTATTGCTGAATTACTTGCTAGTGGTAAATACAAAGCTAGTTATATTAGCAATGAAGATTATCACAATTTAAAAGTTTTAAATCGATTAAAAAAATCATTAGATGATAAAATAAAAACTATTAAAAGAGAGATAACAACTGTTGTTGCTACTGTTAATCCAGAGATTGAAAAAGTATTTCCAAATATCTTTACCAAAACTGCAATAGCGATCATTAAATCTTACCCAACCGCAATGGATATTTCAAAAGCTACGCCAGAAAAGCTAACTAAGATTTTTCGACATATCAAAGGTAATAGCTTTAATCTTGAAAAAGCAAAATATCTTATAGAACTTGCTAAATCTTCTATTTATACAGGTCGTGCAAATGAATCTAGAGCTTTAATGATCAAGACTAATATTAAGATATTAGAGCTTTATATTCAAGAAAGAGATGAAGTTGAAGAACAAATTCAAATTCTTATAGACAATCAACTTGATGATGATTCAAGTAATATTGAAAATCTTAAATCAATTCCTGGAGTATCTAATAAAACTGTTACAGCAATATTAGGAGAATGTGGAGACCTTAGAAGATTTGAATCAGCTAAAGCTTTCATAGGTTTTTTAGGTCTATATCCAACTTTATATCAATCAGGTAAATCTTTATCAACTGGAACTTTAGCTAAAAGAGGAATACCCATAGCTAAACATGCTCTTTATATGGCAGCAGTATCAGCTGTTAGACATAATAACGAACTTCATAAACTTTTTAGAGACAAAGTATCATCTGGTAAATCCAAAAAAGAAGCATTGATAATTATTGCTAAAAAATTAGCATCTATTATCTATTCTCTTTTTAAATATAACCAAGCATATAATCCATATAGAGTACTAATCCAACATAAAAAGTAAACTTGTTAGTTTAACACTTGTGAGAACAATGAGTTTTCATAGAACTTTGACCAAAATGTATTATTATTTTTAAATTTGATCATTTGAACATTTCAAAAAATGCTCAAAAAATCAAACCATAAAGCACGCCTTAAAAAATAGCCTAGTCGTTTAAGCTATTCTTTATAGGATGGTTTTATTTTTCGAGGATTTATTGTATCAAAAATCATTTAAATTCTTTATCTACTTTAATTATCTTATCTACTATTAAATGCTTTTTATATACAATACACCAAAAAAGTGTAAGGACAGAATATGAATTTAATGCTATTTGGAGCACCAGGTGCAGGTAAGGGAACACAAGCTAAGTTCTTAATTGAGAAGTATAATATCCCTCAAATATCAACTGGAGATATATTAAGAGCAGCAATTGCTGACAAAACTGACATGGGTATGGAAGCAAAAAAATTTATGGATGAAGGAAAACTTGTTCCAGATTCTACTATTATTGGTATTATTAAAGATAGATTAGCGGAATCAGATTGTAAAAATGGTTTCATTTTAGATGGTTTTCCAAGAACATTAGCTCAAGCAGAAGCTTTAAATGAATTAATGGAAAGTATGAAAATATCTTTAGATAAAGTTATATCTTTAAACGTTCCAGATGAATTAATTGTGGGAAGAATTACAGGAAGAAGAGTTTGTTCAAAATGTGGAGCATCTTTCCATGTAGAATTTAATCCTTCAAAAGAAGAAAATATTTGTGACTACTGCGGTAGCGAATTAATCATTAGAAAAGATGACAATGCTGAAACTGTAAAAAGTAGACTTGAGGCATACCACTCACAAACTGCACCATTAATTGATTTTTATACAAAAATGGGCTTATTTATCGAACTTGATGGTACAAAAGATGTATCTGATGTAACAAAAGATATGATAAACGCACTTTCTTAAAAAACTTATAAGAGCTAGTGAAAATTTACTAGCTCTTTATCTTGTTATACTGTTAGCAAGGTTAATTAAATTAGTTTCCCAATCTTCATTAAAGATATCATTCTCAATAGGTTTCGCTTTTAAACTTTTAGCTAAAGTATTTGCCAACTTTTCATCTTTTGAATAACAATACAAAAGTTTATTTATATCTTTATCTTCATAAGTTTTACTTAAATCTTTTAATTCGTTTGTACTAAAAGCTTTTTTATCTTTCTTAATAACTTCTAACCTAAATCTATTTGCAAAATAATCCCAATAATTTTCAATTGCATAAAAACTATTAACCTTGCTTTTGTTTAAATTTTGTAAAATTGTTAGAAAAGTTTTATCAATTTCATTTAAAAGTTCTTGATAATTTTTTTTATAGAAATCTTTATTTCTTTTATCAACTTCAATTAATGATTCAAAAATATTTTTAGCTATATCTCTTGTGGCGAAAGGATCTGTCCAAATATAAGGATTTGAATCTATTTTTTGAATATTTTTAGATAAATCAATAATAGATATAGCACTATTTTTGTCTTTTAGAATTTTTGCATAATCTCTTTCAATATTCAAACCAAAATGAAAAAATAATTTTGAACTTGAAAGTTTATTCAATGCAGATTTAGGAATCTCTATATAATTATCAGAGTATCGGTGAGTTATTTCATATACTTCTACCTCATTTTTCCCAATTTTTTTAACAAATTGAGTCTCCAGAGGGAAGTATGTAGTTACTTGAATTTTAGCAAATAAAAAAATAGGAAAAGCTAATATTAATAATAATTTCTTAACCATATTCTTTTAATTCTTATCTATTTTTATTAGATTTCTGCTTGTTTTCTTACTCTAATATGTAACTCTTTTAATTGAGCTTCATCTACACTTGAAGGTGCTTGAGTTAATAAACATTGTGCTTTTTGAGTTTTTGGGAATGCTATAACATCTCTTATAGAATCTGTTCCAGCTAAAAGCATTATCATTCTATCAAGACCCAATGCAAATCCACCATGACTTGGTGCTCCATATTGTAATGCATCAAGTAAGAATCCAAACTTCTCTTTTGCTTCTTCTTGGCCAATTCCCATAAGTTCAAATACTTTACTTTGAATCTCTTCTTTATGAATTCTTATACTTCCTCCACCAAGCTCAGTACCATTTAAAACAATATCATAAGCAATTGATTCAATTTCTTCTAAATCTTCTTTATTTAAGTCTTTTGGCATTGTAAATGGATGGTGTAAAGCTTTCGTTCTTCCATCTTCAACTTCAAACATAGGGAAATCTACAACCCATAAAAATTCATATTTATCAACTGGAACAATATTCATTTCATTAGCTAAGAATAATCTAAATCTTCCCATATAATCCCAAACTGTTTTTTTATCTCCTGCTCCGAAGAATACAACATCACCAACTTCAAGTTCAGTAACTTTTACAATCTCTTCTAAATTAGCTTCTGAAAAAAATTTAGTTAATGGACCTTTTAATCCATCTTCTTTCATTTGGAAATATCCAAGACCTTTTGCACCAAATTTTCTTACATAATCTTCAAAACTTTTCATTTGTCTTTTAGAAAAAATATTATCTCCATTTGGACATCTTAAAGCTTTAATTCTATTATTTTTTTTATCTTTTGCAATATCAGTAAAAATTTCATTTGTTGATTTTTCAAAAATATCAATAACATCAATCAATGGCATACCAAATCTTAAATCTGGTTTATCACTACCATAATTTTCCATAGCCTCAGAATATTTCATTCTTCTAAAAGATGACGGTATATTTTTACCACATTTTGTAAATATATCATAGATTAATTTTTCAGCAACACCTATAACATCTTCTTGAGTACAAAAACTCATCTCAACATCTATTTGAGTAAATTCTGGTTGTCTATCCGCTCTTAAATCTTCATCTCTAAAACATTTTGCAATTTGGAAATATCTATCAAATCCAGCAACCATTAAAAGTTGTTTAAATAATTGTGGAGATTGAGGTAATGCATAAAATTCTCCAGGATGAACTCTTGAAGGAACTAAATAATCTCTTGCTCCTTCTGGAGTTGATTTTGTAAGAATTGGTGTCTCAACATCTAAGAAACCAAGTTCATCAAGAGTATTTCTAGCTTGAATAGTAGCTTTACTTCTAAGTTGGAAAATATCAAAAGATTTTTTACTTCTTAACTCTAAAAATCTATTTCTTAGTTTAATTTCATCATTTACCTTTTCATCATTTATATCAAAAGGCATAGCTTTACTTTTGTTTTCAATAACAAGATTCTCTAAAATAATCTCGATTTTTCCAGTCTCTAAATTTGGATTTTCTAATCCTTCTCCTCTAGCTCTTACTGTTCCTGTAGCTATTAAAACATACTCATCTCTAACTGTTTCAGCTACACTTAAAGCATCTTTACAATCTTGTGGATCAGCAACAAGTTGTACTAAACCACTTTTATCTCTTAGATCTATAAAAATAATCCCACCGTGGTCTCTTCTACTATTAACCCATCCAGCTACTGTTACTTTTTGTCCTATTAAATTTTCTCTTACACTACTACAATAATGTGTTCTCAAAATTAATCCTTTTTCTAAATAATTCGCGATTTTATCTAAACTCTACTTAATTTCTACAAATCCAAAACTTGTACTTTTGTAAAGTCTTGGCATATAAATAGCTTCATTATTCTCTATTTTTGTAGGGATTAAATTGCTATTTCCATCTACTAAATAATTAACTCCTACTAAAGTTGAATAGTCAACCCAAGAGAAATTCAAATCAGCACCCATAGAATTAATTTCATCTTTTAATTTTTTATCAACTTCACCTATTGAATTAGCAACAATCAATTTTTTTCTATCTTCATCTTGCGTTAAAGTTAATAAATTTAAATCATAAATAGCTTGTGTCCCAAAAATAAATGCTGGAGAAACATCACTAGCTCTTAATTGAGACAATACTAAAGCACTTTTTACAATATCTAAATTTAAATACAAACTTGAAGCATTAAGACCTCCAACTACTCCTTTGAAGTTCTTTTCACTATTCTTAATTTCTCTTTCTATACCACTAGAAACTACATTGTTGTAAGCTTTTTTTA comes from the Aliarcobacter cibarius genome and includes:
- a CDS encoding 2-oxoglutarate ferredoxin oxidoreductase subunit beta, which gives rise to MAFNYDEYLRTDKMPTLWCWGCGDGVILKAVIRAIDKLGWNMDDVCVVSGIGCSGRFSSYINCNTVHTTHGRTLAYATGIKLANPTKKVIVVGGDGDGLAIGGNHTIHAARRNIDLTYILINNFIYGLTNSQTSPTTPKGMWTATMERGNIDPTFDSCKLVEAAGASFVSRETMIDPKKLERTLVKALEHKGFSYVEVFSNCHVNLGRKNKMASATANLEWIDEISIAKTKFEMLEDDQKVGKYPTGILKQDENALEYCEAYEKVKEAHKNKTMVEL
- a CDS encoding 2-oxoacid:acceptor oxidoreductase family protein; this translates as MSSNRTLMRFTGVGGQGVLLAGEIFAAAKINNGGYGLKTATYTSQVRGGPTVVDITLQDEEIIYPYANDGEIDFMLSVAQISFDLFKNGVKDGATIIIEPNLVRPSEEDKKRWNIIEIPIITIAKEEVGNVITQSILALAIANYFTGETIPKEVLRTTMLSKIPAKLHDMNNKAYDLGYKYAKEADNR
- a CDS encoding iron-containing alcohol dehydrogenase, translated to MENFIYYNPTKIEFGKEKEKKIGKFIKDSGLKKVLLVYGSERIKSNGLFDVVTNSLNENNIEYIAFGGVISNPILSTVQEAIKIAKKENVEAILSVGGGSVLDSSKTIAVGTLYDGDVWDFFGGKKTIEKALPIFDIITLAATGSEMNGYAVVTNEITKHKDSIWSPHVYPKVSIINPELQKSVSKDYLVYSAADIIAHCIEGYFTAKIQPTYMSRQVENIIKTVMETTEILLKNPEDYSARGDFAWAATNALNGTTTVGTSGVSFPNHMIEHSLSALYNVPHGAGLSVVMPAWMKWYYKKNEAQFIRFAKELFGKNSALEGIEALENWFNKIGTPTKLKQFSLGVENFKDIVENLSFQEEYSKEDLEEILKNAI
- a CDS encoding MalY/PatB family protein is translated as MKYNFDKIINRKNTNCYKWDTTKEDVLPMWVADMDFEVAPKIIDSIIKKAQHGVFGYTMIPKEYYEAEIYWWKKKYNFEIKKEWIEPTTGVIPSLSSIIQTFCESGDKILIQSPVYHYFNISIENNNCEVLNNNLIYENNNYKIDFEDFENKIRNNKVKLFILSNPHNPVGRVWNKNELKKMGELCLKYNVLVISDEIHRDLVYKNYCYTPFASISEEFLQNSITCTSASKTFNIAGLKASNIIVANKNLKVKLNKVLNRNEIKSLNIFGIDSLTTAYLHCEDWLDELLIYLEKNKDYLIDYIKKEIPELEVVKPEATYLLWIDISKLNISSTKLANKLENIGKIRIISGGTFGKNGDNFIRINIACPLKTLKDGLNRLKNGINQIKTLEN
- a CDS encoding competence/damage-inducible protein A, whose product is MNKINFYSVIIGTELLNGRRKDAHFSFLNQQLLERGWEHKASFVIEDDPELMLNIFNLIKSDKNSVMFCFGGIGATPDDFTREVAAKAFTNGNLEFHEEAKQKIINRFKEDAYPHRINMAYLPINAKLLKNVINDVSGFYLEDRYFFTPGFPSMSQSMVIEALDKLYPKSKEQKYTKTITINCSENDLIDSMKKLPENINFSSLPKIIGNDRKVVISLNGYNKEEIDKYFQIFTDFCINNNKEYVLKDINEIS
- a CDS encoding adenylate kinase, coding for MKKLFLIIGAPGSGKTTDAELIAKKHENITHYSTGDMFRAEVASGSQRGQIIDKYIKAGNIVPIAIAIETILTAIKNAPTDVIVIDGYPRSIEQMEELDKYLEKENEVELVNCIEVVVSEEVAKNRVIGRSRGADDKVEVFNNRMKVYIEPLADIQRFYESKNLLKKINGERMIEEIVNEMDEYIQSRI
- a CDS encoding IS110 family RNA-guided transposase translates to MYYVGVDIAKDKHYVCILDDAKELACKPFWIYSDILGLRELLKRLAELSLDMNDFIIGIESTGAFSENFYSYITDADYKVILLNSYQTSKYRDFSTLKKIKNDSIDAYVIAELLASGKYKASYISNEDYHNLKVLNRLKKSLDDKIKTIKREITTVVATVNPEIEKVFPNIFTKTAIAIIKSYPTAMDISKATPEKLTKIFRHIKGNSFNLEKAKYLIELAKSSIYTGRANESRALMIKTNIKILELYIQERDEVEEQIQILIDNQLDDDSSNIENLKSIPGVSNKTVTAILGECGDLRRFESAKAFIGFLGLYPTLYQSGKSLSTGTLAKRGIPIAKHALYMAAVSAVRHNNELHKLFRDKVSSGKSKKEALIIIAKKLASIIYSLFKYNQAYNPYRVLIQHKK
- a CDS encoding adenylate kinase, which translates into the protein MNLMLFGAPGAGKGTQAKFLIEKYNIPQISTGDILRAAIADKTDMGMEAKKFMDEGKLVPDSTIIGIIKDRLAESDCKNGFILDGFPRTLAQAEALNELMESMKISLDKVISLNVPDELIVGRITGRRVCSKCGASFHVEFNPSKEENICDYCGSELIIRKDDNAETVKSRLEAYHSQTAPLIDFYTKMGLFIELDGTKDVSDVTKDMINALS
- a CDS encoding metal ABC transporter solute-binding protein, Zn/Mn family — its product is MVKKLLLILAFPIFLFAKIQVTTYFPLETQFVKKIGKNEVEVYEITHRYSDNYIEIPKSALNKLSSSKLFFHFGLNIERDYAKILKDKNSAISIIDLSKNIQKIDSNPYIWTDPFATRDIAKNIFESLIEVDKRNKDFYKKNYQELLNEIDKTFLTILQNLNKSKVNSFYAIENYWDYFANRFRLEVIKKDKKAFSTNELKDLSKTYEDKDINKLLYCYSKDEKLANTLAKSLKAKPIENDIFNEDWETNLINLANSITR
- the aspS gene encoding aspartate--tRNA ligase, with product MRTHYCSSVRENLIGQKVTVAGWVNSRRDHGGIIFIDLRDKSGLVQLVADPQDCKDALSVAETVRDEYVLIATGTVRARGEGLENPNLETGKIEIILENLVIENKSKAMPFDINDEKVNDEIKLRNRFLELRSKKSFDIFQLRSKATIQARNTLDELGFLDVETPILTKSTPEGARDYLVPSRVHPGEFYALPQSPQLFKQLLMVAGFDRYFQIAKCFRDEDLRADRQPEFTQIDVEMSFCTQEDVIGVAEKLIYDIFTKCGKNIPSSFRRMKYSEAMENYGSDKPDLRFGMPLIDVIDIFEKSTNEIFTDIAKDKKNNRIKALRCPNGDNIFSKRQMKSFEDYVRKFGAKGLGYFQMKEDGLKGPLTKFFSEANLEEIVKVTELEVGDVVFFGAGDKKTVWDYMGRFRLFLANEMNIVPVDKYEFLWVVDFPMFEVEDGRTKALHHPFTMPKDLNKEDLEEIESIAYDIVLNGTELGGGSIRIHKEEIQSKVFELMGIGQEEAKEKFGFLLDALQYGAPSHGGFALGLDRMIMLLAGTDSIRDVIAFPKTQKAQCLLTQAPSSVDEAQLKELHIRVRKQAEI